The segment GTCCGCCGCACAACAACCTCGTGGCGGTAGTCAACAAAATGCTGCAGCATGTCCTTAAGCGGCATAATCTTCGGTATGCCGTCTACGAGCGCCAAAAGGATAATTCCGAAAGTGTCCTTCATTTGCGTGTTCACATATAGCTGGTTCAGGACCACCTCTGGCACGATGTCGCGCTTCGTTTCTACAACTACTCGCAGCCCCTCTTTATCAGATTCATCACGAACGTCCGCAATCCCTTCAATTCTTTTTGACCTCACCAGATCTGCAATTTTTGCTATCAGGTTTGACTTGTTTACCTGGTATGGAATCTCATTTATGATTATGTTAGATTTGCCCCCTCTAACAGTTTCAATAAGGGCTTTCGCTCGCACCGTAATTTTTCCGCGCCCCGTACTGTACGCCTCCCGGATACCGTCAATACCTTCGATCATCGCTCCCGTGGGAAAGTCAGGCCCCTTTATGATACCCATTATTTTATCAACATCCAAATCAGACTCATCGGTGAGTCTAATAAGTACATCAACCACTTCACTAAGATTGTGGGGAGGAATTTTTGTGGCCATGCCAACAGCAATTCCTTCCGAGCCATTAACCAGAAGGCTGGGCAGAACTGTGGGTAGAACTTGCGGTTCTTCCAGCGACTCATCAAAGTTGGGCACCCAATCCACGGTTCCCTTATCAAGATCGCGTAACATTTCACTGCCCATGCGCGTCATCCGCGCCTCCGTATACCTCATGGCCGCTGCGTTGTCACCATCAACAGATCCAAAGTTTCCCTGTCCATCCACCAGGGGATATCGCATGGAAAAATCCTGCGCCATTCTCACCAGCGCATCATACACAGAAGAGTCGCCGTGGGGGTGATATTTTCCCATAACGTCTCCCACGATGCGAGCACTTTTTTTGTGTGCGCGATTCCACTGCACACCAAGATCGTTCATCCCGTAAAGTATGCGGCGGTGAACCGGTTTTAACCCATCCCTCACGTCTGGCAGCGCCCGTGCTACAATCACAGACATGGAGTAGTTCAGGTAGCTCTCCTTCATCTCGTCTACAATGTCGCGCTTGATTGAAATATCTCTGCTTATTTCACTCATATTTTTTCTCAGACGTCGAGATTTACAACAAACTTTGCATGTTCTGTAATGAAGGCGCGGCGCGCCTCTACGTCACTGCCCATCAGGTCGCCAAACACCTTTGTCGCCTCACCTTCGGTTTCCACTGAAACGCGTAGCATGGTTCTTCGCTCTGGATCCATTGTGGTGGTCCACAACTGCTCCGGGTTCATCTCGCCAAGGCCCTTGTATCTCTGAATTTCTATTTTCTGTTTTTTGTTCTCCTTTTCAAACCTCTCCATTATGAAGTCTCGCTCACTGTCATCATAGGCGTACTGTTCTTTCTTTCCTTGGCGCACTTTGTAAAATGGCGGCTGTGCAATATAGACGTGCCCCGACGTTATTAATTCTGACATCTTGCGGTACAGAAATGTCAGTAGTAGTGTTCTGATGTGACTGCCGTCAACGTCAGCATCCGTCATAATGATAATTTTATTATACCTCAGCCTTGCAATGTCGAACTCTGCCCCCGTGGGCTTTGCCCCTTCCCCGTCATCGCTGTCGGTATCTCCACCAAAACCTGTCCCTAGGGCGGTGATTATGGCCTGTATCTCGTTGTTGGCAAGAAGCTTGTCCACGCGTGCCTTTTCAGCGTTAATAACCTTTCCACGCAGCGGCAAAATTGCCTGAAAGCGCCTGTCGCGTCCCTGTTTTGCGGAGCCACCGGCCGAGTCTCCCTCAACTAGAAATATTTCACACAACGCAGGGTCCCTGCTGGAACAGTCAGCCAGTTTTCCCGGTAGCGATCCCCCTTCAAAGGCTCCCTTGCGACGGATCAGTTCCCGTGCCTTTCTTGCGGCCGCTCTGCTCCTGGCAGCTAAAACCGCTTTTTCGATTACCCGCTTCGCAATAGATGGGTTTTGCTCCAGAAACTCCTGAATCCCCTCATATACGAGAGCATCAACCAGGCCTTTTACTTCCCCGTTTCCGAGTTTTGTCTTTGTCTGACCTTCAAACTGTGGCTCAGCAACCTTAATGGAGATAACAGCCGTCAGGCCTTCGCGAAAGTCTTCACCGGAAAGAGTAAGGTTTTCGCCTTTGGTTGTTTTGATTAATTTGTTTTTGGTGGCGTGTGAGTTGAGTGCCCGCGTCAGCGCCGAACGAAAACCGGAAAGGTGGGTTCCTCCCTCTACTGTGTTTATATTGTTCACAAAAGAGAGTATGTTTTCGTTAAAGCCGTCGTTGTAGCGCAGGGCAACTTCAACAGGAACAACACCGCCCTCTCTGTTTACGGTGATAACTTTTTTGTGCAGTTCTTGGGTTGAGCTGTCGAGAAATTTTATAAAATCGCTTAGCCCGCCCCTATATTTGAAAACCTCCTTTCTGGGCCCATCCTCCGCCCGCTCGTCAATAAAGCTGATTTCCAGTCGGCTGTTCAGATAGGCAAGCTCCCGCAGCCTTTCGGCAATAATGTCATAGTCCCACTCAATGTTCTGAAATATTTCGTCGTCAGGCATGAAGGTGACCAACGTTCCTGTCTTCTTTGTCTTTCCGGCTGTTTTAAGTTTCGTGGATGCCTTGCCCCTTTCGTACTGCTGTATAGCTCTTTTCCCGTCCCGGTGAACTTCGGCTTTCAGCCATAGCGACAGTGCGTTCACAACAGAAACACCTACTCCATGCAACCCGCCAGAGACCTTGTACGTCCCTTTGTCAAATTTTCCCCCGGCATGGAGCACTGTCATCACGACTTCCAGCGCCGGCTTCTTTTCTTCTTTGTGTATGTCTACCGGTATGCCGCGACCGTTATCTTCAACGCTGACGCTGTTGTCCTTGTTAATTGTCACCTTAATTTTACTGCAGTAACCTGCGAGCGCCTCATCAACGCTATTATCTACAACTTCATTTACAAGGTGGTGCAGACCCCTCTTGCCTAGGTCCCCAATATACATCGCCGGCCGTTTTCTTACCGCCTCCAGTCCTTTAAGAACTGTTATTTCTTTGGCGCTATATTTGCTTGTCTTCTTTTTGGTTTTTGCTTTAGTGGTTTGTTTTGCTGGCATTATATTAACCGCAGGTCTCTAATGACCTTTTTTCCCAGGGTGTCGTTAAGCTTCTCCAATATTTCTCCTTTGCGCATCGCAAGTTCGTTGCGCCAGACTGGCGTTGAAACTTTCACAATCAGCGTACCGTGTTTGACTTCCTCGGGTGTTGTGTTTTCAGCAACCGCTTTTCCTACCACTTTTTCCCAGACGACCAAAGCTTCGTTTTGGAGAACAGCCCTATCAATGCCGACAGATTTCAAGACAGATCTAATTGCTTTTCCCAGCGGTTGCATAGCTTACAATGTAGTTCTGTCTCTCCTTATAAAAAACCTCGTTTCGTTGGGCGCACAACGAGGGTTTTGCAACAAAACTGTTTGCTTCGAGCTATTTCGCCCAGCATCACTGCCCGCTTGTGCGCATTGGCATAAGGAGCATGGTGATTTCTTCCTGTTCTTGTTGGGCGTCCGGACTAATGAGCGTAGCGCTGATAGGGGTGTTGAGTCGCAAATAAGCTGATTCCGTATCCAGGTGAGAAAGAATGTCACTGAGATAGAGCGCATTAAAACCGATTGTCAGCTCTTCGCCATTATATTCGACATCAACCGTTTCTTCGGCGCTAGAAGAACTTTCCGGATCTTCGGTTGTTATTTGGCTTTTCCCATCAGCAAATTTTAACGTCACCTGCCTTGTTGCACGATTAGAGAAGATGGAAACCCTCTTTACGGCCGCCAGCATTTTCTCTCTATCTACTTTGACAATTTTATCGTTTTCCTGCGGCAAGACGGAGCGGTAGTCAGGATATCTTTCATCTATTATTCTGGAAAAAGCCGTGATTCCATTAAAGGAAACCGTAAGGTGGTTATCGCCAACCCAGAGAACAACTTCTTCTTGTTCGTCGAGATAAGGAAGGACAAGGTGTAGAAATTTTTTCGGTACAATAACATCACCGGAATATCCCGCTGTCTCGTAGTCCGTGCGGGAGCAGATGGCGAGACGATGACCGTCTGTCGCCACAGATGCGACACGTT is part of the Candidatus Neomarinimicrobiota bacterium genome and harbors:
- the dnaN gene encoding DNA polymerase III subunit beta is translated as MKINLSKQTLQTALQNLGKATPTRSTIPILNTVLFTAKGSLNLRTTDLEISIVALVESKIEEEGAVAIPYRTLSETVNAMPDTEIFIEADEDNRVEIRTDFGNYDIAGSSAEEFPATPEVDNKKEIKISSDVFKRLILKTSFALSSDELKPALMGALFEVGEERVASVATDGHRLAICSRTDYETAGYSGDVIVPKKFLHLVLPYLDEQEEVVLWVGDNHLTVSFNGITAFSRIIDERYPDYRSVLPQENDKIVKVDREKMLAAVKRVSIFSNRATRQVTLKFADGKSQITTEDPESSSSAEETVDVEYNGEELTIGFNALYLSDILSHLDTESAYLRLNTPISATLISPDAQQEQEEITMLLMPMRTSGQ
- a CDS encoding DUF721 domain-containing protein, encoding MQPLGKAIRSVLKSVGIDRAVLQNEALVVWEKVVGKAVAENTTPEEVKHGTLIVKVSTPVWRNELAMRKGEILEKLNDTLGKKVIRDLRLI
- the gyrB gene encoding DNA topoisomerase (ATP-hydrolyzing) subunit B translates to MPAKQTTKAKTKKKTSKYSAKEITVLKGLEAVRKRPAMYIGDLGKRGLHHLVNEVVDNSVDEALAGYCSKIKVTINKDNSVSVEDNGRGIPVDIHKEEKKPALEVVMTVLHAGGKFDKGTYKVSGGLHGVGVSVVNALSLWLKAEVHRDGKRAIQQYERGKASTKLKTAGKTKKTGTLVTFMPDDEIFQNIEWDYDIIAERLRELAYLNSRLEISFIDERAEDGPRKEVFKYRGGLSDFIKFLDSSTQELHKKVITVNREGGVVPVEVALRYNDGFNENILSFVNNINTVEGGTHLSGFRSALTRALNSHATKNKLIKTTKGENLTLSGEDFREGLTAVISIKVAEPQFEGQTKTKLGNGEVKGLVDALVYEGIQEFLEQNPSIAKRVIEKAVLAARSRAAARKARELIRRKGAFEGGSLPGKLADCSSRDPALCEIFLVEGDSAGGSAKQGRDRRFQAILPLRGKVINAEKARVDKLLANNEIQAIITALGTGFGGDTDSDDGEGAKPTGAEFDIARLRYNKIIIMTDADVDGSHIRTLLLTFLYRKMSELITSGHVYIAQPPFYKVRQGKKEQYAYDDSERDFIMERFEKENKKQKIEIQRYKGLGEMNPEQLWTTTMDPERRTMLRVSVETEGEATKVFGDLMGSDVEARRAFITEHAKFVVNLDV